The Salvia miltiorrhiza cultivar Shanhuang (shh) chromosome 2, IMPLAD_Smil_shh, whole genome shotgun sequence DNA window CTTATTAAGCTTACTTGTAGTTATAACCTTGCGCCTAAATCTTATTTGAGAGCTGTGATTGCAATTTCAACTTTGGCTGTGACCTTTAATCAATGATCTCTTTGAATTTGGAATTTCATTCCtcatttgtgtgtgtgtgtatggaAATTGATCAATCATATGAAATTCCATTCCTCAtttttttggtttggttttgGAAATTGATGAATGATAGGGAGGTGATGCTTGTGATGTACCGGTGAATCCAGTCCCACCGCGTTCTTCAAAGAGAAGTAGAGCTGCTGAAGTCCACAATTTATCAGAAAAGGTTTGTGATGGTCTGAGTTTACATTTAGTTTGTGAAAATTTTCACTGCAAATTTGTCTAAAACCATTAGCTATTTTGGACAGAGGAGGCGAAGTCGGATCAATGAGAAACTGAAAGCACTTCAGAATCTGATTCCAAATTCTAACAAGGTGTTTTAGCACAacattttttattctctttatcTAGCTAGAATGAACTTGATCTAAAATTTGAAGATTTTTTGGTGTTTCCTAATGCTAGACTGACAAGGCATCTATGTTGGATGAAGCCATTGAATATCTGAAACAGCTGCAACTACAAGTTCAGGTTAtcatttctctttctccttcaACACCTGCTTGCTCGATTTCAAAGTCACACGCTACTCGTTTATTCTCACTTCAGTTGAGCCGCTACATTCTTGATGCTATTACATTCTTGATGCTACTCGTTTATGCAAGTTCTTTTCTGTGAATacattagtattatttttgtaagaaCCTGCAAACAGCTGTTGAGTTTTTTTTTGTCTAGTTAGTTTTGGTGCCTATCTTACGAGGATGACAATAGAGAAGCGACCTAAATGATTTGCACGTTGCTGCCTATTTCTTTTCGTATTGAGTTTCGTACAGCAATTTTAAGCTTCTTATTCGCGACTTTCTTCATAGTTTTTGTTCTTAAGCATGATCACTAAACTTGCCAATCGATAGCTTTCCTCCTCACAGAAAAAACCAACCCTTTTAGTAACATTCAATACTATGTATTGTATGCCTAATTTCACTTGCATCATTCACATAAGCATCAATGTATATTTGCCCTATTTTTGTTGGTGAAACACTCTTTCAATTTGCAGATGTTGACAATGAGAAACGGGTTGAGTTTACATCCCGGATACTCCCTGGGGTCACTGCAGTCGATGCTAGCACCCTCAGGCGGTCTGGACATAGACGAAGGTGATCCACTGCTGCATGCAAATAGAGGGCTCTCTAGGGACCAAGACGTCTTTATGCAAAGCTCTATTGCACCCACGAGCCACGGCCCCTCAACCCTGCCAACGCTCATGCCAAACACTACCAGTGCTTCAATGCTCCCTAGTTTTGCACCACCGTTGCAGAACCGTTATGGACTGCTCAACCATATGGCCTCCACAAAGGTATTACTTTGAGTGAGCCGGTCGTAGCACCACCACCATGACTAACACTTTCACCCTCCGCTGCAGGACATTTGCAGGGATGACACGTTGTCTCGGTTGCAGCTTGATATAAGCTGCTCGGGCAACAATTCGTCGCCGGGGGTGTCCTCATAGTAGctataaacaaagaaaataaggATACCAATTTGAGAGAGGTGATGTTGTTTCTAGTTGTGGAAATGATGTCAAGTTAAATGATCATTGTTTAGAAGTATTGAATATTGGAAATACAGACCTTGATTAATACTATGAACACACTTGCTTTTCTTCTTATTATTTAAACTTCTCTTTTCACTCATAATTGATGTTTTTGGTTAATGTTTGATGTCTAGATTGCTTTAGAAAACATTGGATGATGTGATGTTGCAAGAGCTCAAGGTGATGTTTTAGGAGCCAAATATGCCAATTGTGGTCCCATGTAAATGTATAATATTAGTAATTTAGTGTGTGAGAAATGTTGTTTATTGGATTTAAtctatcattttattttctcattatataAATTGTTAAAGAAATATATTACGAGATAGAGATATGTGTATTATTTTGCCGGAAAATGTACGCTAAAAATTGGTCCGAAAAGATTCTTTTGCCAAAATACCAATAGAGCCAAAGTTACACCCAAAGAGATTAATGAATTATTTTCGATGTCTCCCAAAAGAAATGTATATATAAAAGATTCCGAAAACCATAATTGAtgactgagatttggatcattgGAGGATAAACAATTGAACATAATTGGATTAGGTGTAAAGGAATTATAAATGTGAACTTGTTATATCTTTGTGCTAGCCAATTTTAGGATTGTTATTTGTTAATATCATCCATCGTATTCAAAATGCCtaagaaaatatttgatttgagtGATAAGACATAATTggttaaaataatttaatttaatcaagTATTTGATTTATATTATTAGGCCTCTCTGATAAATTATTCGGCCCGTACTCTAATTATCTAATTAAATGATTATTTATCATCTCAATATTGAGTTAATTATTTAACCGTCATTCAATCATATTAATCTTATCAATCTTATATATATCTCATCCATCAAACTAAACGTCCCTTAAGTAATTTGCAAAACTTGTGTGTGGGTCAAGTGGCCCATACATGGCCCATACTGACTTGAATCTAGCTCAGAACCTTGATTTATAATCTACTATTttataaaagtgataattattttgaacaaaaataacggtatttcaaataaaaataacaatcattATGAATGAAAGTGAcatttaatttttcataaaagtgataatatttcaaataaaagtgaaagtaaaaattgcaaaattgatAATTGTctttaataaaagtgataatgttgacaaataaaagtgaaaattcataaatacaaaaatagTCAAATTTAGGTAGGATCAGATTCGGGTCAGACCCGCGCGCATCCAATaaagttaatttatttttcttgtaatgtatataaacttattttttatatggGCCGCATAATTAACTCTATtagaatttaataaaaaaacaactataaatttattaaattttaattataaattaatacatTATAACTGTTAATTGATAAACCTAACAATAGATCATTAAACTATAGTTAATTTCTaaccattaataataaaattagtcGAGGTCTGCGAAGGTCTGAATAAAATTTTCGTCTATTTACATAGGGTTGAGTTACATTACATATCAGCTAAATTTATGGTATAAAATACATTTTGATGAAACATTATGCATGTAATATGGAAAATGATtaatgagagaaaaataattttttttgttatttgtaaaaaaaaataatttcatcatttGTAATGAATCTGTCTCAACTCTTCAcgatcaaaaaaaattaaaaataacttatattttatactatatctACTTAAACTCGTTTCAAACATTTCCATAACGAAATAATAATCCTTCCAGTGGcaaaaagaaaatgataaaagaataaaagaaaagtACAATAAATAGctgtaaataaagaaattattttGATGATAATTTGGACTAGTGAACAAAGCATATTGAGCTATACAACCACCCTAGATCACACAAGTTTTGTCCTATTCCACTGCACTAGTCACTATAGACTATAGTATCCGCATATAAATCTTCCAATTGCCaacttttaattaaataatgcaCATATGTATCTTATCCCTATCTAAATTaaccaaaattaaataaaataaaatgaaatcgCACCAACCAACCATCATAAGCAATCATCATTACCACTCCATATCTGTACAAACAAATCCAATAATTAGGTCAGCATACAAAAAGAAGAGAATCTTTCACcccataatttaattaaacttattAATTTTGGCTTGGTTAAGCTTTTTCTAAAAGCagtacaattttttaattttttttagatatacatatatattttaaaattaatcaaataataattattttattataaattaaatcaaatattcaaataattaaatacaataCAAGTCAACATCCAAATAAAATACAATTCACTCACAATCGGTAGAACTATTTTATTATAGAGATGGATTTATATAGTATTTTTCTCTATCCATCCGTCCCTCAAACTTAATTACTTATCATATTGAAATTTTCAATTTCCAATTTTAGTATTTGTCCCTAGTTATTGGATCGTGGAATTAGTCAGGATTAACTAAAGAAATATAGAGGGTGTATATTAAAAATGTAGAATGAGTTTAATGCTGGAAGGGGGTGTTTATTTACATtattgataagatgcatgattaaatatttttatttttaaaagtagGATTTCTTTAATCACATTATTTCAATGGTAtaaaaatcaagcaaattagcttgaatgatgaaaataatcaagggccttgagatatcctaaaattttaattcatcaaaataaacaagatattaattttactatttttatcaatcaagattaattttttaaagtaaACGTCCCTTAAATATCTATGAATAAAGCATACGTAGGCGAGATTGAACCCAAAATCTCTCACAAAGAAAAGTCTTTAAGTGCCTCAATTTTATCACTTAAATTAGGCCTCATTAGCATATATGTTCGGTTGTTGTTTTCTAGCGTTTCTTAAATATCGGATAATACTTCATAAAAGTTcataacacaaattttaagtttttacaataattattttatcttaGTGATGCTCTAAAAGTGAATAAGTTGTtatattccaaaaaaaaaagttaacatAATATTAATACATACGCTTAATTCAGGCtgaatatacatacatatatatagggagaggttcaagaaaga harbors:
- the LOC131010812 gene encoding transcription factor SPATULA-like; this encodes MSDLYGSNESEDMSSFLQILLQNSSSSAATSDSAAAAGGLFGGGGAVAESSTSISFSDPSCFFARESGGVRGKNLASTCEGGDACDVPVNPVPPRSSKRSRAAEVHNLSEKRRRSRINEKLKALQNLIPNSNKTDKASMLDEAIEYLKQLQLQVQMLTMRNGLSLHPGYSLGSLQSMLAPSGGLDIDEGDPLLHANRGLSRDQDVFMQSSIAPTSHGPSTLPTLMPNTTSASMLPSFAPPLQNRYGLLNHMASTKDICRDDTLSRLQLDISCSGNNSSPGVSS